The Macaca fascicularis isolate 582-1 chromosome 14, T2T-MFA8v1.1 genome contains the following window.
tacagacgtgcaccatcatgcccggctaatttttgtatttctagtagagacggggttttgccatgttggccaggctggtctcaaactcctgacctcaagcgatccacccacctcaacctcccaaagtgctgggattacaggtgtgagccactgtgcccagcctctatttCCAACTTCTTTTGGAAAATCAGGAAACCTACTCACACTGAGCCAGAATCCCTGCAAGGCAACATCCTGACAGGAGCAGAATGGGGCCTGCCCTTTGGAAACAGCTCACACTCTGCAGTGCACCCCTGTCCCCACCACTCCTGTTTGTCTCGCATCTGGCTCCAATAGGCATGTGCGTTTGCAGCTCTGCATTAGCTGATGCTGTTCTCCCAGCACACCCCACGCTTCCACCCCTCCCCACCTGGCACATGCCCTCTCTCCTCCATGCTGCCTCTTTGCAGCCCTTCGTGATTTTCCTGCCCAACTCCCCCACCAGAGCTGGCAGGGCCTGGGCTGACTCAGATACCAGCAcaaagcctggcacacaggacTTGACACACATTTGGGGAAAGAGTGGATGATATTCCACCAGCTGTGGAATCAGGAGTATCTGTTAAGGGCAGTGCAGTTCTCAGAATTGTCCCAGCTACAAAAGGCTTGAGGAACTGTCTTCTTTCATCCTTTCatttcccaaaaaagaaaaatggcccaGAGAGGGTAAGGGATCCCCTGACCAAGGAGGAGCAGAGTTAGCTAGAACCTGGACCTGGCCAGTTCAAGGCCACCAGAGGGCAGCCTTCTGCAGAAGGCGGTATTGGGGTAGGCAGGGACCCCAGCAGACACGGCACTCAGAGCTCTCACTGTCCACTGACTGTCTCTTCTCCAGGTTATGGCCACATGGCCCCACTATCACCAGGCGGAAAGACCTTCTGCATGGTCTATGCAGCCCTGGGGctgccagcctccctggctcTCGTGGCCACCCTGCGCCACTGCCTGCTGCCTGCGCTCAGCCGCCCAGGTGCCTGGGTAGGTCCACTGGCAGCTGTCGCCGGCCAGGGCTGCGCTGCTGCAGGCAGTTGCACTGGGCCTGCTGGTGGCCAGCAGCTTTGTGCTGCTGCCAGCGCTGGTGCTGTGGGGCCTTCAGGGTGACTGCAGCCTGCTGGGGGCCATCTACTTCTGCTTCAGCTCGCTCAGCACCATTGGCCTGGGGGACCTGCTGCCCGGCCATGGCCGCAGCCTGCACCCTGTGATTTACCACCTGGGCCAGCTCGCACTTCTTGGTAAGTCCAGCCACCTAAGAGCgtgtgggggaagggggaagaggagcCTGGACTAGGACTCCCATAAATCATTGGGGGGACTGGGCCTTGCAGGTGGAGGGACCCCACTCCTGGGCACGATGTGGGAGGGGTAGTTGAAGAGCTCTGGGAGGTGGTGAGTGGCGCCAGCTGCCAGGGCAGGTCACCGTgttgggaggtgggcagggagTATCACCAGCACCCAGGCGCTGCCCCAGCACCTTCTCCTCCCCAGGTTACTTGCTTCTAGGACTCTTGGCCATGCTGCTGGCCGTGGAGACCTTCTCTGAGCTGCCACAGGTCCGTGCCATGGGGAAGTTCTTCAGGCCCGGTAGTCCTGTGACTGCTGAGAACCAAGGTGGCATCCTAGGGCAGGATGAACTGGCTCTGAGCACCCTGCCCCCCGCGGCCCCAGCTTCAGGACAAGCCCCTGCTTGCTGAAGCGTCAGGTGACCGAGTTCAGCTCCCATAAGGTGGCGGCACCTAAGGAGGAAGCAGCCAAGAGTGGCTGGGGAAGAATCAGGAGATGGGGCCGCGGTGGGGGTGGGCGGGAGGCCTCGGGGAATACTGTGTTAATCATAAAATGAGCAACCATTTCGGCTGTTTTCAAGTATTTCTAATGGGACTTCCCTGAGCCCCCGGCCACCATCTGGGGAAGGCCGAGGTCCAGCCTCCGCTGGCCCTGGGAACCTCGAAGCCGCACCAACCGGCTTAGGATGGCAGagccgccctcctcagcctcggcCCACTCTCCTCCGCCTATTGAGAGCCCAGGTGGAGCGGAGAAAAGGCCGGCGCTGGGGTAGCCTCGTCCAACTTTATTGCTCTGGAGAACAGGAGGGCAAGCCGGCGAGGGGCGGCAGTGCCCAGGCATCCCTCTCCCCGAGGCTGCCGGCCCGGCCGTGCCGTCGGGGAGGACCCCGCACCGCCgcgagcgcacacacacactcggTGACAAATAAATACGGCGGCCGCCCCGCCCGTGGGGTCGAGGATCCGCCCTGCCCCGTCCCGGGAAGCGCGCCGGCGGCCCCTAGCGGACACGCGCGCGGTATCCGGGACGGCCGGGTCCTCCGCAGCGCAGGCCCAGGGCAGCGGCGGACGCCGGGGTCGCGAGAAATTATGGACCACCCAGGCCGGTGGCCTCAGCTCAGCACGCAGCGTTCCCGCCGGCTCAACTGCCGGCTCAGCTTGCGGCGCCGCTGTTCCAGGCCGCGTTCCAGGCGCTCGTCCTCCTCCAGGGCGCTGGGGGGAATGGGTTCGAGTCAGTGCAGCGTTGGGCGGGGTCCACACCAACCCTCTGCGGGAGCATGTCCTGGACCCTCCCAACTCCCAGCGCCGCCCAGCGCCACTCACATCCGCTCCTTGTGGTCCAGGTCCCGGACCAGCTCGTCACGCTGGTTCACCAGCGACACCAGCTCCTCCAGCAGGAGCTGCTCTCGGTGCTGCTGTGCGGACGTTTTCTTCCAGTCTGAGGGTCGAAGCGGCTAAGCGTCAGGAGGCGCGGGCCCGGCGCTGTGCCGCCTCTACCCCGGCTCGGTCCTGCCTCCTGCCCCCTGAGCCCATGTCCCACCTTCGATGGCCAGCATGGCCCGCAGCTCTCGGCTCAGCAGCTCAAACCTTCGCTCCAAGTCCTGCTCCTCGATGCTGGACGGTGCAGGGGGGTGGCAGGTCAGGAAAAGCGGCATAGGGAGAGAGTGCCCAGGGCTCTGGCCACTCCCTGACCCCATCCCACCTCCCCAGCAGTTcccagggagggcagggctgaCCGCAGAGCTATCCTCCAGTCTCCAGACCACATTATctcttttcttgtgttttctcCAATTGCTGGGTGTTTATGTTGCCCCCCCCACCCCGAAGGACCCCTGAAGGATTATTTGCATGAACACTCATAAACAGGAAGTATTGGCTACAGTTATTCTTAAAAATGATCCCAAACGCAAAAGGGAGGCAAAGCCGTCCCCACCCAGCAGGATGACAAAGGCAATGGCCACAGAGTGGCTTTGGACCCCACATGGGAACCAGATCATATCTCTCTGGGCTTCTGTTTTCCTTACTGTAAAAGAACAGGGTCACACTGGGGAATTCAGCCCTCAACTTCCTGGGCCtcggttttctttttcttttctttcttttttttttgagacggagtctccctctgttgcccacgctggagtgcagtggcccgatctcgactcactacagtCTCTGAACCCGGggagggttcacgccattctcctgcctcagccttcccattaactgggactacaggcgcccgccaccacactgggctaatgttttgtatttttagtaaagacggggtttcactgtgttagtcagatggtctccatctcctgaccttgtgatctgcccgcctcggcctcccaaagtgatgggattacaggcgtgagccaccgcacccagccggttTTCTTATTAGTAAAAATAGTTCTAATTTAAGAgttttatccttaatttttttttaatttttattttttgaggcagagtctcgctctgttgcccagtgcaatggtctgatctcggctcactgcaacctccacctcccgggttcaagcgattctcctgcctcagccttccaagttaccgggattacaggcacatgccaccacacttggctaatttttgtatttttagtagagatggggtttcaccatgttggctggtcttgaactcctgacctcaggtgatctgcctgcctcagcctccccaagtactgggattacaggtgggagccactgcacccagccagtattACACTTTAAGCAGCAAATTGGTTAGGACAAAAACAGTCAGATGGAGGAGgaatcatttgttaaaaagatcTCTGTAGGAAGAAGAAAGTAGTGAAGAACCCTAACCAAAGTAGCTGAGAGTCCCTCTGCTCTCCTGGCCCGGGGCCAGCactcacagcagctgcagctggTCCTGCCTCCGGATAAGAGCGTTCTTCTTGTTGACCAGGGTGAACCACTCCTGGATCAGCACCTCCTCCTGCAGCTTGTTGGCACCTGCATTGGACAGGGACAGTCACCAGGCCTGCCCCCTGCCCCCGGTATCAGTgtagggggttgggggagggggtttGCTCCCTTGTGACATCCCAGAAGCCAGAACTGGGTGCCTCAAGGAAGCCACTTCAGGGCCTCAGCATGCCTGGCTGTAAAATGGGAACGCTGACGCCAGCCGTGCCTCTTCCCAGCTTCCAAGGTCAGGAACAGCTGCAGGGCCGGGCAGACCTAGTGACGTGTTGGGGAAGGGACCCCCAGATGCATGCCCCACCTGACTCCATAAGGCTCCTCAGCTGCGTCTCCACCTCAGACGCCCGCCCATCTATCTGCCTCTGCTCCTGTTCCAGGGCCTGCAGCTCTGCACACACATACTGACTTGTGTCCTGGAACCGTTGCTGGGGTGGAAAAGGCAGAGAACAGGGTGGACTCAGCCCAGGCCCTGAATAGGAGGTGCTCAACCATCAGCTCCTCCCACTTAGCCCTCCTTAccagcccagcctcctcccctggGCTTGGGGGTGGCTCCTCCGAGAGGGGACTCCCACCTGCAGACAGAGATGATGATAAGGCACCCCCTAACCACCACCCATCCCCAGGAAGTCCCCAGTCCAGGCTTTGTGAACAGCCTGAACTGAGATGGTCACCACTCCTGCTACTCACCAGGGGGCTGCTGAGAGGCTGCGGCTGTGGGTGGGCCCGGggcagggctggggtcaggggcCGGGCCTTCCTGTGGAAGAAGGGGCCAGTGAGGGCTGGGAGGGGTTTCCCGCCAGCCTGGGCCTGGGGCCAGCCAGAGCCACTCACACAGAGGGGAGGGGGGGTCCTTGACCCCAGCCCTTGCCCGACCCTGCCCCTCCTCTAGTCCTGCATGCACAGAATCCCTGGGCCCACCTCCTTCCAGGGAAAATGCCTCCTCAAGCAAAGGCCACGGCCTTCATCCTTCCTGGCCCTGTGGCCCTGGGCCCATCCACGCCCAGGCTCCGAGCCTCCCAATTCCCCTcctggggctgggctgagctCCGGCCTCACAGGGTGAGAGCCTTTGAAGGGCCCAGCCCAGgcctctcctccccactctcttttttttttttttttttttgagacggagtctcgctctgtaaccctggctggagtgcagtggcaggatcatggctcactgcaacctccacctcctggttcaggtgattctcctgcctcagcttcccaagtagccacCTGCCACGGggattttcgtattttcagtagagacggagcttcaccatgttggccgggctgggctcgaactcctgacctcaggtgatccgcccacttcagcctcctaaagtgctaggattacaggtgtgagccaccacgcccagcctcgaCTCCTCCTCCATGGAACTCCCTCAGGCCACTTCTGACTTCTGTCAGCTAGTGCTGGCTTCCCATCATGGCCAGGGCCCCATGCAGTGACCATTGCACTCACTCGATATGGCCCCATCCGTGTGatccagcccagccctgcctcctgcaGAGgccccacccaggctccctcccctTCGGTCCTCAGGGCTTCCCAGACCCGGACCCTCCCGAGCCAGcacctccacatcctggccaaAAGGGGGTGCCCTGCTGCATTTTCAGTTCCCACACCCAGGAGCGGCTGCTgcacgctcacacacacaggACAAGCCAGGCTGGCTGGATCTCCAAATTTTAGCCTGGAAGGGCAGGGCTGACCCCATGTGCCTACCCGCCCCTAGTGACTTGCTGGGACTGTTAGTGCTGGGGGTCCCCAACTTGCGGCTCAGCTGACAGCCTGGCCCCTCAACTGCTCCTGACCTGGCCCCCCAAGTTTGGGTCATCTGACCTGTGTCAGGGTCATGGGGCAGGGACAGTAGTTGAGCCACCCATGTCCACTCCCACCTGTACCTCTCCGAGAGGCAGCCCTGGACATCCCTGGCTCAGGGGCCATCCTCTCTGGCCTGGGGCAGTGGTGGCTTCCCACCAGCCACCATCATGGCCTGCCCGCTGACTCAAGCTGAAACCGAGGCCTCTCTGACACTCCCCCCCACCTTTTAGGTGTAACTGTTTCACACCTCTCCTCAGTCCCCCAGTCTCATGCCAAAGCCTCAGGCAGCTCCACCCTCAATGTTCCTACCACCCTGAGCCACGCCTAGACTCGGCCCCCTGGCCACAGTGACCGACTTTCAGTTCCCAAAATAGCTTTCTCAGCCTGGAGTCAGCCTCCATCTTGGGCTGCCTGGTACCAACGTGACCTCCATGACCCAGCCCAGCCCTACTTCCTCCAGAGACCCCCTGCCGGGGCCCCCACACTCTTCCCACCGCCCTCCCTGACTTCCATGTCTCCAGAAGCCTCCTCTGATCCCCAGGCTGGGCAGATGCTGCTCTCATGGCCTCTCCCATCACAGCTCCAACCCCCACTCACCCCATCACAGCTGCTGGTTTCCCATGTCTCCCCCTCATACAGAGCTGGGCCCAGAAAATACACCCGGGGTACACTGACTAAAAACAACAGCTCATATCTACCAAGTGTTTCTGTGCCCGGCACTTAAAGCACTTTATGTGCATTGACTCACCGGATCCTCCCAACAGCCCCGGGAGGCAGGGACCATGACCCTCCccgctttacagatgaggaaactgagggtcagagatgAGGCTCCTAAAGGGTCTGGTCTAGGACCCAGGGTTGTCTAACCCAAAACTTTTTTTCCGAGCTTGGCCACCAACTTGCTGTGTGCCTCGGGGCCAGTCACACCCATGGGGCCATTGTTTGTGTCCTTGTATGTAAAATGGGAGAAAGCCCAGCCCTGTGTGACCTGGGAGCTGCAGGGCTTCTAGAAAGGAATCTAAGGAAACACACCGCTCCCCTCTTTTTGACAGCAATCTGCAGAGAGCCTCAATGCCACCTTGCAAAAGGCTTTCATACACACTGTAAGAGCCCATGGGCAGGCCAGGCACATAGAGAGTGCTGAGCTGACGGGACAGGCAAAGGCAGGAGAGTGGAGAAATCCAGCCTTAGCAGCAGCGGAGCTTCCTCATGCCAGGCCTCATGGGAATTTCAGTGCTTCCTCATGTCTAACtcaaattcctcttttttttttttttgagacagagtcatgctctgtcgccaggctggagtgcagtggcacgatctcggctcactgagacctccgcctccggggttcaaatgattcccctgcctcagcgtcctgagtagctgggactacaggcctgtaccaccatgcccagctaattttttgtattttagtagacagggtttcaccatgttggccaggatggtctcgatctcctgacctcgtgatctgcccgcctttgcctcccaaagcgctgggattacaggcatgagccacggtaccCGGCCTCAAATTCCTCTTTCAATACCCTCATGTCTGGCCCCTCCTCGAGGAAGACCAAGACTTTGGGAGCTCCCAAGGGCTGGGCCAGGTCAGACCACCTCCCACTGCACACAATGGGCATGAGGGATGGGGGTGGCCAAGGAGGAGTCCCCTCCAGCCCCATGGGTCAGACATCTCCTGTGAGACAAGAGTTGAGGGAAGGCCTGACTTGGAAAGGCCAGATGCTGGAACTGGGACCCAGAGGGGCATAGGTTGGCACCTCCCCTTTAAGATTTAAAGAACCACTGACACACATTAATGGGGCTGTGGCCAGAGGCCAACAGATGGGCCAAAGCTGGCCTCATCCACTTGACTCCTGCGTATCATATCTCCTACAGGCGGGCATCACCCGTGCCCTCTGTCTCTCACTCACAGGCTCAATGCTGTGCCTCTGACCCTACACCCAGGACTCCTGCTCTCAGCCTAGCCTCATTGCCACTTATGGACCTTCTGGGAGATGGCTGGCAGTTCCCTAAACGAGACCTGAACTTTCCTGCTGCCACGCTTTTGCTAATGCAGGTCCCACCATTTGAGAACCCCACTCATTTTTCACCTGGGAAAAACCTGGCCATCTTATCCACCTAGCACCTAGCTCAAATGGTGGCTTCTTCCAGAAAAGCTTTCCCAATGAATTCACTCCTTTCCTTCAAACGCAGGGGTCATTCCTGGACAGCTGAAGGTTTGCAGCAGCCTGGCAGAGCTGCCCCTTGGTTCACAGGCAGGATGGGGCAGTGCTGGGACCCCAGCTGGAAAACCCATGTCCTGGACTCCAGCAGCTGTGGGTCACTGAGCAAGTCCCTGCTCTTTCTGGGACCATGCCCCTTTCAGCACAGTGACATGACACTCTAGGAGATGACCTGCAACCCACAGGCGATGACAGCAGGGACATGGGCCCTCAGGATCTCCCATCTCCAACCTTCCATTGTAAGAAAAGAGGAGACTGGTCTCCAGCATCTGGGATTAAAGATGCATGCCAGAGTCCTGGGGCTGGGAAGCCCTGGAGAATCCCTCTTGAGTACAGATAGTCTGCACCCAGCTTACGGGGCAGGGTGGCTGCTGGTTGATGATGAGCCACCTGCAGGGAAAGAAATGCCCAAACCCACCTTCCAGTCTCCCAAGCGCTGGGCGGAGGGCCAGGAATGTGGATCCTGCGGGAACTTCCTACTGCAGCCTGTGATTCCCCACACCAAGTGCCAAGCACTAAAAACCCTCAGCACTTATCCCAGGCTGGCGGCAAAGCCCGGGACCCTGCCTGGCGGGCTTGAATGCGTCCCCTAACAGGGAGCTCACTACCACGCCAGAGGACTCTTCCACAGCACCAGGGTCCCTCTGATCAGAAAGCCCCTCCCGGGTCCAGCCAAGCCCCGCCACTCTGAAACCGTCACCTTCGCGCCAGCTCTGTCCTTGGGGCTCCTAGGGACTCGCCCCGTTCTCTGCCCAGCTTCccggggaggaaaggaggagccCTGACACTCACTGCAGCCGCAGCTCCCGCAGCTCCCGCGGCTCCGGCGTCTGGATCGTCCACCGAGAAGGAGCTGCTGTTCCGCAGCCTTGAGCGCCTCTTCTTGAGCAGGTCGGCGTCGCGCACGTGGGAGAAGGAGCCGTGCGCGCGGGGCGGGGGCACCGGCCCGGGCTCCCCATTGACCGAGGGCCGTCGCAGCCTCACGCCGCCACCGCCCGGCGCCCCTGCCCCGTTCACCAGCCCCTCGACCGGGACCTCCGCGGGTCGCGCCTCTCGGGGGACCTCGGCCCCGCTGTCCTTGCAGGCGCGGCCCGTGTCCGCGTTCCTGGAGGCCGCCCCCGGGGCCGCCCCGTCCGCGCGGTCTTCGGCTTCCTTGGGCTCCTGGGGCGCCTCGGCCCCGTGACCGCGCAGCCGCTGCGCCAGGCCTCCGGCGTCCAGGTCGTCGGGCGGGCTGGACTGGGCGCTGCCCACGCGGTACGTGCCGGCGCCGCCGCCGCCCTCCAGCTGTACCAGCTGCAGCTCCTGCCCGGTGCAGAAGGCGCGGATCTGGCATAGGTACGTCATGACGATGAGCTTGTCGGGCACCGACAGCAGCACCATGTCCGCTGGCTCCAGCAGCCGCGACACGCCCAGAGCCGCGAAGCCATCGAAGGCCTGGGGGAAGGGTGCGCTCGGGGTCAGTGGCGGCGGTGGCCCGCGCCACCCAGCAACGCTGCAGTGCCGCCCCGCGGAGGGGGTCCCCGGGATTGGCACCCCAGGCTTTGCCTAGCAACACCGCCCCCTCCTAACAAGGGAAATCCAGCAACAGGGCCCGCCCTCGCGTTGCTTAGCAACGGCACACCGTCCACCCCGTTACCAAAGTGTGGTTTTGGAAAAACCATCTAAGGGAGGAAAAAcgctttaaaacaaacaaacaaaaataaggaaaacaaacaatTTAATGACGAAAGGGGTAAAAAGTGGCAGAACTTCCAGAAGCCACTGCTGGGCCCAGCAGCCCACCTTATCCAAATCTGAGACTGAAAGCCTGGCTCTCTAGACCCTCCTTCCCTCCAGGCAGCCCCCCATCCCATCTCACCTGCTTGTTGTTCTGCTTGATGTTGAGTGGGTCTAGGGAGGCATAATCACTGCAGAGAGAGTGCTGGTCAGAGACTGGGTCCACATTGCCCTCCCTGATGGCTCCCCCATCCATTCCCACCCCTCTGGCAGCTCACATCTTGTCTGGGTAGAATCGGTGCAGGATGGCACAGAAGGCCAAGCCGTTGCGCCAGGATGTGGTGAAGTTGGTGATGCGGACGCCACGGTAGCCAGCGGTGACTGCCTGGCACCACTCCAGCAGGGACTGGCTGGAGCTGACCACGGCAGGTGTTGCCTGGGGACACAGGGGTGGGCTTAGGGAATGTATAAATGGGATCTGTGCCCTCTGCCTCTTGGGGAAGCTCATGCCTGGCACAAAACAGCCCCATCTCTGAGCTTGCAGGGGTCACCACAGACCACTGGCCAGAGCCTTGGGGCCAGGTAAAAGGGTTTCCAGATGCAGGGTTATCTGCCAAGGTCACCTAAAAGGTCAGTGGCCCCCAGACAAGATCAGAGGTCATCAGCAGCCAGACCTCAAGGTCAGCCCAGAAAATCAGCTTAAAGGTGTCCAGCTCCATGCGGCCCAGGGAAGATGGGGTAGGAGAACCAGGGCATCCTGAGAAAGGAAGGGATGAGGGGGCTCCTTCAAGCTGAGCCCCGCACCCCACCCGATCCCATTCCACCAGGTGGGTCCATGCAGAGCCGCCGTTCGCTCAGCCCCAGGTTAGTGGGAAGCAGCAGACTGGGCCCTCGGCGGCCCCCATCCCTACCTGGCTGCCCAGCAGCCTCCTGTCCTCTTCAGCCTTCTCTGGGGAAGAGGCCCTGGGTgcgccagcccctgccccactgGCCACCTGTGCTTCGGGTGGGCTGGCCTCTGCGAGGCTTCCCTCAGCTTCTTTCCCCTGCTTATTTCCCAAGACCccagcctccgcttcctgggccTTAAAAGTACCAGATTCGTTCTCTGGAGACTCTAAAACCTTCATCCCTGCTTCCTGGGCCCCCCAAGCCCCAGATTTTCCCTCTGACATCCTCCAAACcccagcctcttcctcctggacTCTCAGAACTCGACTCTCTGACCCTTGTACTCCTGAAATCTCTGCTTTTGCTTCCTGGGATCCTAAAACTCTTGGCTGAGTGACTGGGGCCCTTAAAGCCTCATATTTGAGAGCACTCCCAACTTCAGTCTCTGCTTCCTGGACCCCCGAAGTCTGAGCCccttccttctcagcctctggaactataatttctgtcttttgagTCATCAGTACTTGGGCCTCTGccattccagcctctgcctctgagaTCCCTGAACcccccacctctgtctcctgggcccCAGCTACCTCAGATTCTAGCCCTGGGACCCCCGAACTCCTAGATGCTATCTCTCGGGTCCCCAATATCTCAGTTTCTACTGTCCCAGTCTCTATCTCTGGAACCTCTGAACCCCCAACCTCTTTCCCCTGAATCCCTGTTATATCAGCTTCTATCCCTGGAACCCCTGAATCCCTAGATGCTATCTCTTGGGTCCCCAATATCGCACCTTCTGCTGTCCCAGTCTCTATTCCCGGAACCCCCAAAAGCCCCACCTCTATCTCCTGGACTACCAATATATCAGACTCTGCTATCTCAGCTTCTATCTCTGGGACCCCTGAATCCCTAGCTGTTACCTCCTGGGTCCCTAATATTTTAGCCTCTGTCCTCTTAGCCTCTGTCTCTGGTACCCTAGAAGCttccacctctgtctcctgggtcccCAGCATCTCAGATTCTGCTATCGTATCTTCTACCTTCAGTGGCCCCAAATCCCTAGCTGTCTCCTGGGTCCCCAGCATCTCAGATTCTGCTATCGTATCTTCTACCTTCAGTGGCCCCAAATCCCTAGCTGTCTCCTGGGTCCCCAGTGCCTCAGTCTCTGCTATCTTAGTTCTTGTCTGCAAGACTCCTGAAGCCCCAGCCTCTGTTTTCTGAGCCCCCAGTACCTCAGATTCTGCCGCCCCAGTCTCAGTCCCTGGGGTCTCTATGGCCCccacctctgtttcctgggtctccagtccCTCACACTGTCCTGTCCCAGCACGCTCTGACTCCAGGACCCTTGATCTTGCTGCTTCTATCTCCAAGGCCCCCAGTATCTCAATTTCTAGTGTCCTAGTCTCTGGGAACCCTGACCCCTCAACTTCTTTCTCCCGGGTTCCCGGCACCTCCAACCCTACCACCTCAGTCTCTGTTTCCAGGACCCCTGAAGccccagcttctgcctcccagcctcccagacCCCTGGATATTGCCCCCTGGGCAGGTGATAACACGGCCCCCTGCCAGCTGCTCACCTGGGGCCTGGTGCTTACTGCTCCAACAGAGGGACCCTGCTCCAGGCCTGTCCCCTCAATACCAGGGGCTCCGCCCCTCACTTCTACACcctctctctcctggcctgcagcAGCCCTGGCCCCCTTCAGGTCACCAAGTTGCCCAGAGTACCCTACAGTCTGATCCATCGTCCTGACTCCCACCCTCCCCTGAGAGCCCCTTGGAGGAGCCTCAGGGGTCCCCCTGCATCTTGCCTCAGGCATCAACCCTGTTGCCTCTGGTCCCTTAGTGTCCACATGTCTCACCTTTGACCTGTGCTCAGCATCCACTTGACAAACTGCTGAACTCTCTTCAGCCTCC
Protein-coding sequences here:
- the KCNK7 gene encoding LOW QUALITY PROTEIN: potassium channel subfamily K member 7 (The sequence of the model RefSeq protein was modified relative to this genomic sequence to represent the inferred CDS: inserted 2 bases in 1 codon); its protein translation is MGCLRPWARYGLLVVAHLLTLGLGAVLFQALEGPPACRLRAELRAELAAFQAEHRACLPPGALEELVGTALATQAHGVSSLGNSSEARNWDLPSALLFTASILTTTGYGHMAPLSPGGKTFCMVYAALGLPASLALVATLRHCLLPALSRPGAWVXVHWQLSPARAALLQAVALGLLVASSFVLLPALVLWGLQGDCSLLGAIYFCFSSLSTIGLGDLLPGHGRSLHPVIYHLGQLALLGYLLLGLLAMLLAVETFSELPQVRAMGKFFRPGSPVTAENQGGILGQDELALSTLPPAAPASGQAPAC